The following coding sequences lie in one Cryptosporangium aurantiacum genomic window:
- a CDS encoding ABC transporter permease — protein sequence MTKHFLADTGVLLGRSLRHITRSLDTIITTTIMPIAFMLLFVYVFGGAIQSGADNYVDYLLPGILLITIASGIAYTAFRLFLDMQGGIFERFQSMPIARSSVLWAHVLTSVVSNLISVVVVVLVALVMGFRTSADVLAWLAVFGILTLFTLALTWLAVLPGLTAKSADGASAFAYPLIFLPFISSAFVPTETMPGPVRAFAEHQPVTSIVNAIRDLFTEQPVGSDIWIALGWCGGLLVVAYLCAMAAYRRKIS from the coding sequence ATGACCAAGCATTTTTTGGCTGACACCGGCGTGCTGCTCGGACGATCCCTGCGCCACATCACGCGCAGCCTCGACACGATCATCACCACCACGATCATGCCGATCGCGTTCATGCTGCTGTTCGTCTACGTGTTCGGCGGCGCGATCCAATCCGGGGCCGACAACTACGTCGACTACCTGCTGCCCGGAATCTTGCTCATCACGATCGCTTCGGGCATCGCCTACACCGCGTTCCGGCTCTTCCTGGACATGCAGGGGGGCATCTTCGAACGATTCCAGTCGATGCCGATCGCACGCTCGAGCGTTCTGTGGGCGCACGTGCTGACCTCGGTCGTCTCCAACCTGATCTCGGTCGTCGTGGTCGTGCTGGTGGCGCTGGTGATGGGCTTCCGCACGAGTGCTGACGTGCTGGCCTGGCTCGCGGTCTTCGGCATCCTGACCCTGTTCACGCTGGCGTTGACCTGGTTGGCCGTCCTTCCCGGCCTCACCGCCAAATCCGCGGACGGTGCCAGCGCGTTCGCCTACCCGCTCATCTTCCTGCCGTTCATCAGCTCGGCGTTCGTGCCCACCGAGACCATGCCCGGCCCGGTGCGCGCTTTCGCCGAACACCAGCCGGTGACGTCGATCGTCAACGCGATTCGCGACCTGTTCACCGAGCAGCCCGTCGGCTCCGACATCTGGATCGCTCTCGGCTGGTGCGGCGGGCTCCTCGTCGTCGCCTACCTGTGCGCCATGGCCGCCTACCGCCGCAAGATCTCCTAG
- a CDS encoding MMPL family transporter — protein sequence MFTRFGRTIVRNPWKVIAVWVVLLVGSFFAPSLADQVSTDQASFLPSRYESVQAQELAERAFGNGDEATATIVVKRDDGQALTAADTQRVGELAGALQSADIDGVGTAVTGPQAVSPNKRVQLVNIALTGAPADPELGEAIGSIRDLVGSTLDDSGLSPAVTGDVAFIVDNQDAFDSALLVVSIVTLVLVVGLLLVIYRSPVAAFLPVVVVGVVSAVSSAVITLFVKAFGMQVDQSLLTILTVVLYGVGTDYIVFLLFRYRERLRAGDASTDALGMAVSRVGEVIASAAAAIVIAFGALLLAVFGGFRSLGPGLAIGVIVMAVAAVTLVPAIVSLIGPKVFWPSKSWQRTPRGSVFQRLGRLTGHRPALVAVASAGIMVVLAWGVFGLKVDYDQVGQLPADTESARALDDLQTGFPAGALNPTTVYVRADDSGRRLDPATLGRYAQTLTSVRGVGSLMPAPDGKPATISADGTTAQINLLLDTSPYSTKALDLAGDDLRKAAHDQAPPGTTALVGGVSSVFADIRDANNRDLRVIFPVAGVLIAVILGLLLRSLVAPVYLMIAVGLGFLATLGATVLAFQGIGDRPGLSFSLPIILYLFVVAIGTDYNILMIARLREEARAGNDPRTAAALAVQHGGPSVAAAGLILAGTFASMLFAGVSFLAEMGFAVSIGIVLSAFVMSLLLVPSITALLGHTAWWPGHGDAAARGGTRGIHGGGPDERRPASGYADAARPSA from the coding sequence ATGTTCACGCGATTCGGGCGAACCATCGTCCGCAATCCATGGAAAGTCATCGCCGTATGGGTCGTGCTTCTCGTCGGCTCGTTCTTTGCACCCTCGCTGGCCGACCAGGTCAGCACCGATCAGGCCAGTTTCCTGCCCTCGCGCTACGAGTCGGTGCAGGCCCAGGAATTGGCGGAGCGTGCGTTCGGCAACGGCGACGAGGCGACCGCGACGATCGTCGTGAAGCGCGACGACGGTCAGGCCCTCACCGCAGCTGACACGCAGCGGGTCGGTGAGCTCGCCGGGGCTCTGCAGAGCGCTGACATCGACGGGGTGGGCACGGCGGTCACCGGGCCGCAGGCCGTCTCTCCGAACAAGCGCGTGCAACTCGTCAACATCGCGCTCACCGGCGCCCCCGCCGATCCTGAACTCGGCGAGGCCATCGGGTCGATTCGTGATCTCGTAGGGTCCACATTGGATGATTCTGGCTTGTCGCCCGCGGTGACCGGAGACGTCGCCTTCATCGTGGACAACCAGGATGCGTTCGATAGTGCGCTGTTGGTCGTCAGCATCGTGACGTTGGTGCTGGTCGTCGGGCTTCTCCTCGTCATCTACCGCAGTCCGGTGGCGGCGTTTTTGCCGGTCGTGGTTGTGGGTGTGGTGTCGGCGGTGTCGAGTGCGGTGATCACGTTGTTCGTGAAGGCGTTCGGGATGCAGGTCGATCAGTCGTTGTTGACGATCCTCACGGTGGTGCTTTACGGCGTCGGGACCGATTACATCGTGTTCCTGTTGTTCCGCTACCGCGAGCGGCTGCGTGCCGGTGACGCGTCGACGGACGCGCTGGGTATGGCGGTCAGCCGGGTCGGTGAGGTGATCGCGTCGGCCGCGGCGGCGATCGTGATCGCGTTCGGTGCGTTGCTGCTCGCGGTGTTCGGCGGTTTCCGGAGTCTGGGTCCTGGGCTGGCGATCGGGGTGATCGTCATGGCGGTCGCCGCGGTCACGCTGGTACCGGCGATCGTCTCGCTGATCGGCCCGAAGGTTTTCTGGCCGTCGAAGTCCTGGCAGCGCACCCCACGCGGCAGCGTCTTCCAGCGCCTGGGCCGGTTGACCGGACACCGACCGGCTCTGGTCGCGGTCGCCTCGGCCGGGATCATGGTCGTACTGGCGTGGGGTGTGTTCGGCCTCAAGGTCGACTACGACCAGGTCGGTCAGCTGCCCGCCGACACCGAGTCCGCCCGCGCCCTCGACGACCTGCAGACCGGATTCCCCGCCGGTGCGCTCAACCCCACCACCGTCTACGTCCGAGCCGACGACAGCGGGCGGCGACTCGACCCGGCGACGCTCGGCCGCTACGCCCAAACGTTGACCAGCGTGCGCGGGGTCGGAAGCCTGATGCCCGCACCCGACGGCAAACCCGCCACGATCAGCGCCGACGGCACGACCGCTCAGATCAACCTGCTACTGGACACCAGCCCCTACTCGACGAAAGCACTCGACCTGGCCGGCGACGACCTGCGAAAGGCCGCCCACGACCAGGCCCCGCCCGGCACGACCGCTCTGGTCGGCGGCGTCAGCTCAGTGTTCGCCGACATCCGCGACGCCAACAACCGCGACCTGCGGGTGATCTTCCCGGTCGCCGGCGTACTGATCGCGGTGATCCTGGGCCTGCTCCTGCGCAGCCTGGTCGCCCCGGTCTACCTGATGATCGCCGTCGGTCTCGGCTTCCTGGCGACGCTCGGCGCCACCGTCCTGGCCTTCCAAGGCATCGGTGACCGCCCCGGCCTGTCGTTCTCGCTACCGATCATCCTCTACCTGTTCGTCGTCGCGATCGGCACCGACTACAACATCCTCATGATCGCCCGGCTCCGCGAAGAAGCCCGCGCCGGCAACGATCCCCGCACCGCCGCCGCCCTCGCGGTCCAGCACGGCGGACCCTCGGTCGCCGCCGCCGGACTCATCCTCGCCGGCACCTTCGCCTCGATGCTCTTCGCCGGCGTGTCATTCCTCGCCGAGATGGGCTTCGCAGTCTCAATCGGCATCGTGCTGTCCGCATTCGTCATGTCACTACTCCTCGTCCCCAGCATCACCGCACTGCTCGGCCACACCGCCTGGTGGCCGGGACACGGCGACGCCGCGGCCAGGGGCGGCACCAGGGGCATCCACGGGGGCGGCCCGGACGAACGGCGGCCAGCATCGGGTTATGCAGACGCTGCGCGGCCGTCGGCCTGA
- a CDS encoding alpha/beta fold hydrolase has protein sequence MTETQTHTLALPGVDLVYDVRGPLPTADGQPPLLLIGQPMSAEGFEALVAHFPDRTVVTYDPRGLGRSVRTDGRSDHTPQQQAADLHLLVEALGAGPVEVFGSSGGAVTGLELVATHPEDVVTLVAHEPPINAVLPDAAAADRARAAFHEAYQANGFGAGMAAFVGMTAWQGEFTDEYFAQPTPDAAAFGMPTGDDGTRDDPLLSKNSWAISDYRPDAKALTAASTRIVVAVGEETGETYTARTALGTAALLGQEAVVFPSHHGGFLDGRFGYAGKPAEFAARLREVLAAG, from the coding sequence ATGACCGAGACACAGACCCACACGCTTGCCCTGCCCGGCGTCGATCTGGTCTACGACGTGCGCGGCCCGCTCCCGACGGCGGACGGGCAACCCCCGTTGCTCCTGATCGGCCAGCCGATGTCGGCCGAGGGGTTCGAGGCGCTCGTCGCCCACTTCCCCGACCGCACGGTCGTCACGTACGACCCGCGCGGCTTGGGGCGCAGCGTCCGCACCGACGGCCGGTCCGACCACACGCCGCAGCAGCAGGCGGCGGATCTGCATCTGTTGGTCGAGGCGCTCGGCGCGGGTCCGGTCGAGGTGTTCGGGAGCAGCGGTGGTGCGGTGACGGGACTGGAACTCGTCGCGACCCACCCCGAGGACGTCGTCACGCTGGTCGCGCACGAGCCGCCGATCAACGCCGTGTTGCCCGACGCCGCAGCCGCCGATCGGGCCCGTGCCGCGTTCCACGAGGCGTACCAGGCGAACGGCTTCGGGGCGGGCATGGCCGCGTTCGTCGGCATGACCGCCTGGCAGGGCGAGTTCACCGACGAGTACTTCGCCCAGCCCACGCCCGACGCGGCGGCGTTCGGCATGCCGACCGGCGATGACGGCACCCGCGACGACCCGCTGCTGTCGAAGAACTCGTGGGCGATCAGCGACTATCGGCCCGACGCGAAGGCGCTCACCGCTGCGTCGACGCGGATCGTGGTGGCGGTCGGCGAGGAGACCGGAGAGACGTACACCGCGCGCACGGCTCTCGGTACCGCGGCTCTGCTCGGCCAGGAGGCCGTGGTGTTCCCGAGCCACCACGGCGGCTTCCTCGACGGCCGGTTCGGGTACGCGGGCAAGCCCGCGGAGTTCGCGGCGCGGCTGCGTGAGGTGCTGGCCGCTGGGTGA
- a CDS encoding DUF6318 family protein produces the protein MITVTRGVAAVALALTVLAGCADPDAPSGTASRPAASPSTEQHATPTPPAAAAQQNRAGAVAFTEHWFALLSYAIETGNTKQLRAASDRACRVCTQAITDIERAYGDGGSIHGGAYTVREATTFEDFAGRLMTVAVFYDRSPREGMSPLGVPRGRQEGAALASCDARLQWSGSGWTMRSVDGAQPVF, from the coding sequence GTGATTACCGTTACCCGGGGTGTAGCGGCGGTCGCGCTGGCCTTGACGGTGCTGGCCGGCTGCGCCGATCCGGACGCACCGTCTGGCACGGCGAGCAGGCCCGCCGCGTCGCCGTCGACCGAGCAGCACGCCACGCCGACGCCACCGGCGGCCGCTGCGCAGCAGAACCGTGCCGGGGCCGTCGCGTTCACCGAGCACTGGTTCGCGCTGCTCAGCTACGCGATCGAGACCGGAAACACCAAGCAGCTGCGCGCCGCCAGCGACCGGGCCTGCCGCGTGTGCACGCAGGCGATCACGGACATCGAGCGTGCCTACGGCGACGGTGGTTCGATCCACGGCGGCGCCTACACGGTTCGGGAAGCGACCACATTCGAGGACTTCGCCGGCCGGTTGATGACCGTCGCGGTCTTCTACGACCGCAGCCCTCGGGAGGGCATGAGCCCGCTCGGCGTCCCGCGCGGACGCCAGGAAGGCGCGGCCCTCGCGTCCTGCGACGCCCGGCTGCAGTGGAGCGGTAGCGGCTGGACGATGCGCAGCGTCGACGGCGCGCAACCCGTGTTCTGA
- a CDS encoding RNA polymerase sigma factor, producing MNESLLRALVPAVIGILVRRGADFSAAEDAVQDALIEAVRGWPDDPPRDPQGWLVTVAWRKFLDAARADASRRQREEVVDREPQPGPTEAADDTLQLYFLCAHPSLTPGSAVALTLRAVGGLTTRQIAQAYLVPEATMAQRISRAKRTVSDVRFNQPGDVATVLRVLYLVFNEGYSGDVDLAAEAIRLTRRLAAVVDHAEVAGLLALMLLHHARRPARTGADGRLVPLAEQDRSRWNTGLIAEGVAILQAALARDRLGEFQAQAAIAALHADAPTAAETDWVQIVEWYDELVRLTDSPVARLNRAVAVGEADGPRAGLAALADLDPALPRYTAAAAYLHERDGDRVTAARLYAEAAQSAPNLAERGHLTRQAARLNAQLRR from the coding sequence ATGAACGAGTCGCTGCTGCGGGCGCTCGTACCCGCGGTGATCGGCATCCTCGTCCGTCGTGGCGCCGACTTCTCGGCGGCCGAGGATGCCGTGCAGGACGCCCTGATCGAAGCCGTTCGCGGATGGCCGGACGATCCGCCGCGCGACCCGCAGGGCTGGCTGGTCACCGTGGCCTGGCGGAAGTTCCTCGACGCCGCCCGGGCCGACGCCTCCCGGCGGCAGCGCGAGGAGGTCGTCGATCGGGAGCCTCAGCCCGGCCCCACCGAGGCAGCGGACGACACGCTCCAGCTGTACTTCCTCTGCGCGCACCCGTCGTTGACGCCGGGGTCGGCCGTGGCGCTCACGCTGCGCGCGGTCGGCGGCCTGACCACGCGCCAGATCGCGCAGGCCTACCTGGTGCCGGAGGCGACGATGGCCCAGCGGATCAGCCGGGCCAAACGCACGGTCTCCGACGTCCGGTTCAACCAGCCGGGCGACGTCGCCACCGTCCTGCGCGTGCTGTACCTGGTCTTCAACGAGGGCTACTCCGGCGACGTCGACCTCGCCGCCGAGGCGATCCGGCTGACCCGCCGGCTGGCGGCCGTGGTCGACCACGCGGAGGTGGCGGGCCTGCTCGCGCTGATGCTGCTGCACCACGCACGCCGCCCGGCTCGGACCGGCGCCGACGGCAGGCTCGTTCCCCTCGCCGAGCAGGACCGCAGCCGGTGGAACACCGGCCTGATCGCCGAGGGCGTCGCCATCCTCCAGGCCGCGCTCGCCCGCGACCGACTGGGCGAGTTCCAGGCCCAGGCGGCGATCGCCGCGCTGCACGCCGACGCCCCGACCGCCGCGGAGACCGACTGGGTGCAGATCGTCGAGTGGTACGACGAGTTGGTGCGCCTCACCGACAGCCCGGTGGCCCGCCTCAACCGGGCCGTCGCGGTCGGCGAGGCCGACGGCCCGCGCGCCGGTCTGGCCGCCCTCGCGGACCTCGACCCCGCCCTGCCCCGCTACACCGCCGCCGCGGCCTACCTGCACGAACGCGACGGTGACCGGGTCACCGCCGCACGGCTCTACGCCGAAGCCGCCCAATCGGCCCCCAACCTCGCCGAACGCGGCCACCTCACGCGACAGGCCGCCCGGCTCAACGCTCAGCTGCGCCGTTGA
- a CDS encoding YciI family protein, producing the protein MAKYLLLKHYRGAPAPVNDVPMEEWTPEEVSAHMQYMTDFANRLQSTGEFVDSQALSSEGTFVRYDGEGRPPVTDGPFAETKDLIAGWMIIDVDTYERALELAAELSAAPGADGKPIHEWLEIRPFMSAAPTVTE; encoded by the coding sequence ATGGCCAAGTACCTGCTGCTGAAGCACTACCGAGGCGCGCCGGCACCGGTCAACGACGTGCCGATGGAGGAGTGGACGCCGGAGGAGGTCTCCGCGCACATGCAGTACATGACCGACTTCGCCAACCGCCTTCAGAGCACCGGTGAGTTCGTGGACAGCCAAGCGCTCTCGTCGGAGGGCACGTTCGTCCGCTACGACGGGGAGGGACGGCCGCCGGTCACCGACGGGCCGTTCGCGGAGACCAAGGACCTGATCGCCGGCTGGATGATCATCGACGTGGATACCTACGAGCGGGCGCTCGAACTGGCCGCCGAGCTGTCCGCGGCTCCGGGTGCGGACGGGAAGCCGATCCACGAATGGCTCGAGATCCGTCCGTTCATGTCTGCGGCGCCCACGGTCACTGAATGA
- a CDS encoding ABC transporter ATP-binding protein, producing the protein MSVPIGQYENGPVAVRVEQLTRVYGTDRQRVSALAGVDAAFRRGTFTAVMGPSGSGKSTLLQTAAGLDRPTSGRVWLGETELSGLSETKLTKLRRDRIGFIFQAFNLLGALTVEENIVLPSRLAGTRVDRAWLAEVVHRVGLTERLTHRPAELSGGQQQRVAIARALVTRPDVIFCDEPTGALDTQTAADVLGLLRSLVDAHAQTVVMVTHDPVAASYADRVLVLADGRIVQDLPQPGAVRIAEVLGSLGRRRTMQGADS; encoded by the coding sequence ATGTCCGTCCCTATTGGCCAGTACGAGAACGGGCCCGTCGCGGTTCGGGTCGAGCAGCTGACCCGCGTGTACGGCACCGACCGGCAGCGTGTTTCGGCGCTGGCCGGCGTCGACGCGGCGTTCCGTCGCGGCACGTTCACCGCGGTGATGGGCCCGTCCGGATCGGGCAAGAGCACGCTGCTGCAGACCGCAGCCGGGCTCGACCGCCCGACCTCCGGCCGGGTGTGGCTCGGCGAAACCGAGCTGTCCGGCCTCTCCGAGACGAAGCTGACCAAGCTGCGCCGGGACCGGATCGGCTTCATCTTCCAGGCGTTCAACCTGCTCGGCGCGCTCACGGTCGAGGAGAACATCGTGCTGCCGTCCCGGCTGGCAGGCACGCGCGTCGACCGGGCCTGGCTGGCCGAGGTCGTGCACCGTGTCGGGCTCACCGAGCGGTTGACGCACCGCCCTGCCGAGCTCTCCGGTGGCCAGCAGCAGCGGGTGGCGATCGCCAGGGCGCTGGTGACACGGCCGGACGTCATCTTCTGCGACGAACCGACGGGCGCGCTCGACACCCAGACCGCGGCCGACGTCCTGGGCCTGCTGCGGTCGCTGGTTGATGCCCACGCGCAGACCGTCGTCATGGTGACCCACGACCCGGTGGCGGCCTCGTACGCCGACCGGGTGCTGGTGCTCGCGGACGGCCGGATCGTGCAGGACCTGCCGCAGCCGGGCGCCGTACGGATCGCCGAGGTCCTCGGGTCGCTGGGCCGACGCCGCACGATGCAGGGGGCCGACTCATGA
- a CDS encoding ABC transporter permease, with the protein MIALAARMVRYRWGSAVATLVALASGVALLMSLGTFVESGLRYRAEPHRYAAADVVLARSEIVRTVEEFDGESTTSTVRLPGGGAVPERLVANVGKLPGVESVVGDTAIPVFAGSVPSLGHGWSSAALGRYGLTTGVRPSADNEIVIGSTLSDAGLRPGESVDLLIGGVLHRFTVTGVVDDADAVFFTDATAAALNPTPGHVAAVGVRAAPDADRDALVAALTTLADEVGARAYTGDDRGLAEPSAELEAQGLLIQLGGAFGGYVVLLILFVVAGTVGLAVRHRRRDLALLRAIAATPGQVRRMILAEAALLGGLGAVLGLPLGVLATRWARGELVDRGFAPESFPILPGAVAAPTAVLLTSLVAIVAALVAARRVTKIRPTEALGEVAVEPVRGGRVRRVFGLVMLAAATSLGPLTLGTGGLVAMSSATGMLYLFVLAVGLLAPEINRFAARLLDPLLRTLWRSSGYLAAANLRANARGTATVLTALVLAVGLGGSVWFLQDNLERNTVDQRRDGTLAQRALVSDAGLPATAVDEIRRVPGVEAATPVRSTTVVAPVLDGIEAAGAQAVDPATLPATVDLDVTDGSLDALDERTVAVSDLRASSSGWGVGDTANLHLADGTPVELRVVAIYRRGLGFGDFTLAAATVGGPADQVLIRTAPGADTDRALAAVAARYPGSALVQRDDLTAGLARDLAVSAWANKLLISVLVGYAALAAANTMVVAALARRRELAVLRLVGLTKGQVKRMVHAEQAGLLGVALVIGGVIAAWTLASVVRALTGDLVPYVPPLGGAAVIGGATLLALLTTVLPIGRLLRTPPVEHIGVKE; encoded by the coding sequence ATGATCGCGCTCGCCGCACGCATGGTGAGGTACCGCTGGGGCAGCGCGGTCGCGACGCTGGTCGCGCTCGCCTCCGGCGTCGCGCTCCTGATGAGCCTGGGCACATTCGTGGAGTCCGGGCTGCGGTATCGGGCCGAGCCGCACCGGTACGCCGCGGCCGACGTCGTCCTCGCCCGGTCGGAGATCGTCCGCACGGTCGAGGAGTTCGATGGGGAATCGACGACGAGCACCGTCCGGCTGCCGGGCGGTGGTGCGGTTCCGGAGCGGTTGGTCGCCAACGTCGGGAAGCTTCCGGGCGTCGAGAGTGTGGTCGGTGATACGGCGATCCCGGTCTTCGCCGGGTCGGTGCCCTCGCTCGGCCACGGCTGGAGCAGCGCGGCGCTCGGCCGGTACGGCTTGACCACTGGCGTCCGCCCGTCGGCTGACAACGAGATCGTCATCGGCAGCACGCTCTCTGACGCGGGCCTGCGGCCCGGAGAGTCCGTCGACCTGCTGATCGGTGGGGTGCTGCACCGGTTCACGGTGACCGGCGTCGTCGACGACGCGGACGCCGTGTTCTTCACCGACGCCACGGCCGCTGCGCTCAATCCGACGCCGGGTCACGTCGCAGCCGTGGGCGTTCGCGCCGCGCCGGACGCGGACCGCGACGCGCTGGTAGCGGCCCTGACGACGCTGGCCGACGAGGTCGGTGCCCGCGCCTACACCGGCGACGACCGGGGGCTGGCCGAGCCGTCCGCGGAGCTGGAGGCGCAGGGCCTGCTGATTCAGCTCGGCGGCGCGTTCGGCGGTTACGTGGTGCTGCTGATCCTGTTCGTCGTGGCAGGCACCGTGGGGCTGGCGGTGCGACACCGCCGCCGTGACCTGGCACTGCTGCGCGCGATCGCCGCGACACCCGGCCAGGTGCGGCGGATGATCCTCGCGGAAGCGGCGCTCCTCGGTGGCCTCGGCGCGGTGCTCGGGCTGCCGCTCGGCGTCCTCGCGACGCGGTGGGCTCGCGGTGAACTCGTGGACCGGGGGTTCGCCCCGGAGTCGTTCCCGATCCTGCCCGGCGCGGTGGCCGCACCGACTGCGGTGCTGCTGACGTCGCTCGTCGCGATCGTGGCGGCGCTGGTCGCCGCACGTCGGGTCACCAAGATCCGGCCGACCGAGGCACTCGGTGAGGTCGCGGTGGAGCCGGTCCGCGGCGGCCGGGTCCGGCGGGTTTTCGGGCTGGTGATGCTGGCCGCGGCCACCAGCCTCGGCCCGCTGACGCTCGGCACCGGCGGCCTGGTCGCGATGTCCTCGGCGACCGGCATGCTCTACCTGTTCGTCCTCGCGGTCGGCCTGCTCGCACCGGAGATCAACCGATTCGCCGCGCGGCTGCTCGATCCGTTGCTCCGGACGCTGTGGCGATCGAGCGGGTACCTCGCGGCCGCGAACCTGCGGGCGAACGCCCGGGGCACGGCGACCGTCCTCACCGCGCTGGTGCTCGCCGTCGGGCTCGGCGGTTCGGTCTGGTTCCTGCAGGACAACCTGGAGCGCAACACCGTCGACCAGCGCCGAGACGGCACGCTCGCCCAGCGGGCGCTGGTGTCGGACGCGGGGCTGCCGGCCACCGCGGTGGACGAGATCCGGCGGGTGCCCGGCGTCGAGGCGGCCACGCCGGTACGCAGTACGACCGTGGTCGCGCCGGTGTTGGACGGCATCGAGGCCGCCGGAGCCCAGGCCGTCGACCCGGCCACGCTGCCGGCCACCGTCGACCTGGACGTCACCGACGGAAGCCTGGACGCGCTGGACGAGCGGACAGTCGCGGTGTCCGACCTGCGGGCGTCCTCGTCGGGGTGGGGCGTGGGTGACACCGCGAACCTGCACCTGGCCGACGGCACGCCGGTCGAGCTGCGGGTAGTCGCGATCTACCGGCGCGGCCTCGGATTCGGCGACTTCACGCTCGCTGCGGCGACCGTCGGTGGGCCGGCCGACCAGGTCCTGATCCGGACCGCGCCGGGTGCCGACACCGACCGGGCACTCGCCGCGGTGGCGGCCCGGTATCCCGGCAGCGCGCTGGTGCAGCGCGACGACCTCACCGCCGGGCTGGCCCGCGACCTGGCGGTCAGCGCCTGGGCGAACAAGCTGCTGATCAGCGTCCTGGTCGGGTACGCCGCGCTGGCTGCGGCCAACACGATGGTGGTGGCGGCGCTGGCCCGGCGCCGGGAGCTGGCCGTGCTGCGTCTCGTCGGACTCACCAAGGGTCAGGTCAAACGGATGGTGCACGCCGAGCAGGCGGGCCTGCTCGGCGTGGCACTGGTGATCGGCGGGGTGATCGCCGCCTGGACGCTGGCCTCGGTGGTCCGGGCGCTGACCGGCGACCTGGTGCCGTACGTGCCGCCGCTCGGTGGTGCGGCGGTCATCGGTGGGGCGACGCTGCTGGCGCTGCTCACGACCGTGCTCCCGATCGGTCGCCTGCTACGCACGCCGCCGGTCGAGCACATCGGGGTCAAGGAGTGA
- a CDS encoding RNA polymerase sigma factor — protein MSAAEARTRFETLYRAHRAPVLAFLLRRTDQPADAADVLAEVFTTVWRRIDDVPDGDAALPWLFGVAHRSLANHSRGHRRRLRLVDALASALGRFTRTTAAGDHPVLDAALAELSDVDRTIVTLTAWEQRTPAEIAAILDLTPGTVRTRLHRARNRLRTALEEPSASRSAV, from the coding sequence GTGAGCGCCGCCGAGGCGCGGACGCGCTTCGAGACGCTCTACCGTGCCCACCGCGCGCCGGTCCTCGCGTTCCTGCTGCGCCGCACGGATCAGCCCGCGGACGCCGCCGACGTGCTGGCCGAGGTGTTCACCACGGTCTGGCGCCGCATCGACGACGTCCCCGACGGGGACGCCGCCCTTCCCTGGCTGTTCGGCGTCGCTCATCGGTCGCTGGCCAACCACAGCCGTGGGCACCGGCGGCGCCTCCGGCTGGTCGACGCCTTGGCCAGCGCGCTCGGCCGCTTCACCCGGACGACGGCGGCCGGCGATCACCCGGTGTTGGACGCCGCTCTCGCCGAGCTGTCCGACGTCGATCGCACGATCGTCACGCTGACGGCCTGGGAGCAGCGCACGCCGGCCGAGATCGCCGCGATCCTCGACCTGACGCCGGGCACCGTCCGGACGCGTCTGCACCGGGCGCGGAACCGCCTGCGCACCGCGCTGGAGGAACCCTCGGCATCCCGATCGGCGGTGTGA
- a CDS encoding LysR family transcriptional regulator, with the protein MLERHEVEAFLVLAEELHFGHTAERLHVSTARISQTINKLERRVGVPLFNRTSRRVELSPVGRQLYADLRPAWEQIGAALTSAIETGRGFTGTLRVSFTGAAGGLLLVGVTDLFRGRHPDCDVQIREAQIGELMPWLQEGTVDLALATLPVREPDIVTGPVLVSEARFLAVPVGHPFARRDTLSVEDLASVTMLQLPDTLPESMRADRTPEVTPSGRPIRTGRSAATFQEMMTLVGAGHGVFPVGANVRRYYVRPDIVYVHLQDAPPLQWGLLWRTDNATARVRAFNDAAVDHVTAGR; encoded by the coding sequence ATGCTGGAACGGCACGAGGTGGAGGCGTTCCTCGTCCTCGCCGAGGAGCTGCACTTCGGGCACACCGCCGAGCGGCTGCACGTCTCGACGGCCCGGATCAGCCAGACGATCAACAAGCTCGAACGGCGGGTCGGCGTGCCGCTGTTCAACCGGACCAGCCGCCGGGTGGAGCTCTCCCCCGTCGGGCGTCAGCTCTACGCGGACCTGCGGCCCGCCTGGGAGCAGATCGGCGCCGCGCTCACCAGCGCGATCGAGACCGGCCGCGGTTTCACCGGGACGCTCCGGGTCTCGTTCACCGGCGCGGCGGGCGGGCTGTTGCTGGTCGGCGTCACCGACCTGTTCCGGGGACGCCACCCCGACTGCGACGTCCAGATCCGGGAGGCGCAGATCGGGGAGCTGATGCCCTGGCTCCAGGAAGGCACCGTCGACCTGGCCCTGGCGACGCTCCCGGTCCGGGAGCCCGACATCGTCACCGGGCCGGTGCTGGTGTCCGAGGCCCGTTTCCTGGCCGTTCCGGTGGGACACCCGTTCGCCCGTCGCGACACGCTCTCCGTCGAGGACCTCGCCTCGGTCACGATGCTCCAGCTACCGGACACGCTGCCCGAGTCGATGCGCGCCGACCGCACCCCGGAGGTGACCCCGTCCGGTCGTCCGATCCGGACCGGTCGGTCGGCAGCGACGTTCCAGGAAATGATGACGCTCGTCGGCGCCGGCCACGGAGTCTTCCCGGTCGGCGCCAACGTGCGCCGCTACTACGTGCGGCCCGACATCGTCTACGTCCATCTCCAGGACGCTCCGCCGCTGCAGTGGGGGCTTCTGTGGCGCACTGACAACGCCACGGCACGCGTCCGCGCGTTCAACGACGCCGCGGTCGACCACGTGACCGCGGGCCGGTGA